From one Peptoniphilaceae bacterium AMB_02 genomic stretch:
- the rplB gene encoding 50S ribosomal protein L2 → MAIRKYKATSPGLRSMSVIKFSDDITKTKPEKSLTTSLDNSGGRNSYGRTTVRFRGGGAKRRYRIIDFKRDKDGVPGKVAAIEYDPNRTANIALIHYLDGEKRYILAPNGLKVGAMIESGPDADIVVGNALPLANIPVGTMVHNIEMKPGKGGQIARTAGAEAQIMAKEGRFAQLRMPSGEFRLIHLECRATVGQVGNISHELVTIGKAGRSRHMGKRPHVRGSAMNPVDHPHGGGEGRAPIGRPAPSTPWGKPALGLKTRAKNKKSDAYIVRRRPK, encoded by the coding sequence ATGGCAATTAGAAAATATAAAGCTACTTCTCCGGGACTACGTTCAATGAGCGTTATAAAGTTTAGTGATGATATTACTAAAACTAAGCCTGAAAAATCTCTAACAACAAGTTTGGACAATTCCGGCGGAAGAAACTCTTACGGAAGAACAACTGTTAGATTTAGAGGCGGCGGAGCTAAGAGAAGATATAGAATAATAGATTTTAAAAGAGATAAAGACGGTGTACCTGGAAAAGTTGCAGCTATCGAATACGATCCAAACAGAACTGCGAATATAGCTCTTATCCATTACTTAGATGGTGAGAAAAGATATATTCTAGCTCCTAACGGATTAAAAGTAGGTGCAATGATTGAATCAGGTCCTGACGCAGATATAGTTGTTGGAAATGCACTTCCGCTAGCTAATATCCCGGTTGGTACTATGGTACACAATATAGAAATGAAACCTGGTAAAGGTGGACAAATAGCTAGAACAGCTGGTGCTGAAGCTCAAATTATGGCTAAAGAAGGTAGATTTGCTCAACTTAGAATGCCATCAGGAGAATTCAGATTAATCCATTTAGAGTGTAGAGCTACAGTAGGACAAGTTGGTAATATTTCTCATGAGCTTGTAACTATCGGTAAAGCCGGAAGAAGCAGACATATGGGTAAGAGACCACATGTTAGAGGTTCTGCGATGAACCCTGTAGACCATCCACACGGTGGTGGTGAAGGTAGAGCTCCAATAGGTAGACCTGCACCTTCAACTCCATGGGGTAAACCGGCACTAGGACTTAAGACTAGAGCTAAGAACAAGAAATCTGACGCTTATATAGTCAGAAGAAGACCTAAATAG
- the rpsJ gene encoding 30S ribosomal protein S10, whose protein sequence is MAKQKIRIRLRAYDHEIIDQSAQKIVEAVKRTDAKVSGPIPLPTEIEIITILRAVHKYKDSREQFEQRTHKRLIDIIEPNPKTLDALKKLNLPAGVDIEIKL, encoded by the coding sequence ATGGCAAAACAAAAAATCAGAATCAGATTGAGAGCTTATGATCATGAGATCATAGATCAATCAGCACAAAAAATCGTTGAAGCGGTTAAGAGAACTGACGCTAAAGTTTCAGGTCCAATCCCGCTACCAACAGAGATCGAAATCATCACTATACTAAGAGCGGTTCATAAGTATAAGGATTCTAGAGAGCAGTTCGAGCAAAGAACTCATAAGAGATTAATCGATATTATCGAACCGAATCCTAAGACATTAGACGCACTTAAAAAGCTGAACCTACCAGCCGGTGTTGATATCGAAATAAAGTTATAG
- a CDS encoding TrpB-like pyridoxal phosphate-dependent enzyme, with protein MKKVPYKIYLSEEEMPKVWYNLQADLADRLTPFINPANGKPCTKEELMQVFCEELVDQEMNNKDAFIEIPEDVRNYYLMYRPSPLVRAYSLEKALGTPANIYFKFEGMNTSGSHKLNSAAAQVYYAKKQGITKVTTETGAGQWGTALAMAAAHFEVDLSVYMVKISAEQKPYRKTIMETYGANVIPSPSNTTEIGKQILSEHPNTGGSLGCAISEALEVAANTENCRYVLGSVLNHVLLHQSIIGMETKIALEKYGIRPDIMIGCAGGGSNLGGFIAPYMGEYLNGRKDIRFIAVEPTSCPSLTRGKFTLDFGDTGKTTPLIKMYTLGNGFIPSPNHSGGLRYHGMSPIISELKHGGEIEARAYGQTEIFDAAVFFSKHEGILPAPESAHAIKAAIDEALLCKETKEEKNIVFALTGTGTFDLAAYSAYHAGNLTDHIPTDEELERGFATI; from the coding sequence ATGAAAAAAGTACCGTATAAGATTTATTTAAGTGAAGAGGAGATGCCAAAGGTATGGTATAATCTCCAAGCGGATTTAGCTGACCGCTTAACCCCGTTTATTAACCCTGCCAATGGAAAGCCCTGTACAAAAGAAGAATTAATGCAGGTATTCTGTGAAGAATTGGTAGATCAAGAGATGAATAATAAAGATGCATTTATTGAAATCCCGGAAGATGTTAGAAATTATTATTTAATGTATCGTCCATCTCCACTAGTGAGAGCATATTCACTTGAAAAAGCACTTGGAACACCTGCCAATATATACTTTAAATTCGAAGGAATGAATACAAGCGGTTCTCATAAGTTGAACTCAGCAGCTGCCCAGGTTTATTATGCCAAGAAACAAGGCATTACCAAAGTCACAACAGAGACAGGAGCTGGTCAATGGGGAACGGCACTTGCAATGGCTGCAGCACATTTTGAAGTGGACTTATCTGTATACATGGTTAAGATATCAGCAGAACAAAAACCTTACAGAAAAACTATAATGGAAACATATGGTGCAAATGTAATACCGTCACCATCAAATACCACTGAAATTGGAAAACAAATACTTAGTGAACATCCGAATACGGGAGGTTCGCTTGGATGTGCCATATCGGAAGCGCTGGAAGTTGCGGCAAACACTGAAAACTGTAGGTATGTCCTTGGAAGTGTTTTAAATCATGTACTTTTACACCAATCGATTATAGGAATGGAGACAAAAATAGCACTTGAAAAATACGGAATTAGACCGGATATTATGATCGGATGCGCTGGAGGAGGCTCCAATTTAGGTGGATTTATCGCTCCATACATGGGTGAATATCTAAATGGCAGAAAAGATATTAGATTTATCGCCGTCGAACCGACTTCTTGTCCCTCTCTAACCAGAGGTAAATTCACCCTTGACTTTGGAGACACCGGTAAAACAACTCCACTTATTAAAATGTATACCTTGGGCAATGGATTCATACCGTCACCTAACCATTCAGGAGGACTTAGATATCATGGAATGAGTCCTATAATTTCGGAACTTAAACATGGAGGAGAAATAGAAGCAAGAGCATACGGACAAACTGAAATATTCGATGCAGCAGTATTTTTCTCTAAACATGAAGGAATTCTACCAGCCCCAGAATCTGCCCACGCCATTAAAGCAGCAATAGATGAAGCGCTACTATGCAAAGAAACCAAAGAAGAAAAAAACATAGTATTCGCCCTAACCGGAACAGGTACCTTCGACTTGGCTGCCTACAGCGCCTACCACGCCGGAAACCTAACCGACCATATCCCGACCGACGAAGAACTGGAAAGAGGATTCGCAACAATCTAA
- the tuf gene encoding elongation factor Tu, whose amino-acid sequence MAKEKFERTKPHVNIGTIGHVDHGKTTLTAAITYVLSKRFGTGEFIDYAHIDKAPEERERGITISTSHVEYETDKRHYAHVDCPGHADYVKNMITGAAQMDGAILVVSAADGPMPQTREHILLARQVGVPKIVVFLNKEDQVDDAELIELVDMEVRDLLSEYDFDGDNTPIVVGSALKALEDPDGEWGDKIVKLMEEVDEYIPQPERDTDKPFLMPVEDVFSITGRGTVATGRVDRGTIKVGDTVEIVGLTEESRQVVVTGVEMFRKLLDQAEAGDNVGLLLRGVQRSEIERGQVLAKPGSIKPHTKFESEVYVLTKDEGGRHTPFFSGYRPQFYFTTTDVTGDIQLAEGVEMVVPGDNAKFTITLITPIAIEEGQKFSIREGGRTVGAGVVTKVIE is encoded by the coding sequence ATGGCTAAAGAAAAATTTGAAAGAACCAAACCGCATGTCAATATAGGAACAATAGGACACGTAGACCACGGTAAAACTACATTGACAGCAGCTATAACTTATGTACTAAGCAAGAGATTCGGAACAGGTGAATTTATCGACTATGCACACATAGACAAAGCACCTGAAGAGAGAGAAAGAGGAATCACAATCTCAACATCTCACGTAGAGTATGAAACAGACAAAAGACACTACGCACACGTAGACTGTCCAGGTCACGCCGACTACGTTAAGAACATGATTACCGGAGCAGCACAAATGGACGGAGCAATCCTAGTAGTAAGTGCAGCAGACGGACCAATGCCTCAAACAAGAGAGCATATTCTATTAGCAAGACAAGTAGGTGTACCAAAGATAGTTGTTTTCTTAAACAAAGAAGACCAAGTAGACGATGCAGAACTAATCGAATTAGTTGACATGGAAGTAAGAGATCTACTATCAGAATATGACTTTGATGGAGACAATACACCAATCGTAGTAGGATCAGCATTAAAAGCATTAGAAGATCCAGACGGAGAGTGGGGAGACAAGATAGTAAAACTAATGGAAGAGGTAGACGAGTATATACCACAACCAGAAAGAGATACAGACAAACCATTCTTAATGCCTGTAGAAGACGTATTCTCAATCACAGGAAGAGGAACAGTAGCAACAGGAAGAGTAGACAGAGGAACAATCAAAGTTGGAGATACAGTAGAAATCGTAGGATTAACTGAAGAGTCAAGACAAGTAGTAGTAACAGGAGTAGAAATGTTCAGAAAACTACTTGATCAAGCGGAAGCAGGAGACAACGTAGGACTACTATTAAGAGGTGTACAAAGAAGCGAAATCGAAAGAGGCCAAGTATTAGCTAAACCAGGCTCAATCAAACCTCATACAAAATTCGAATCAGAAGTATACGTATTAACCAAAGATGAGGGTGGAAGACATACACCATTCTTCTCAGGCTACAGACCACAATTCTACTTCACAACAACAGACGTAACCGGAGACATCCAGTTAGCAGAAGGCGTAGAAATGGTAGTACCTGGAGACAACGCAAAGTTCACAATAACACTAATCACACCAATCGCGATTGAAGAAGGACAAAAGTTCTCAATCAGAGAAGGTGGAAGAACAGTTGGAGCCGGAGTTGTAACTAAGGTTATCGAATAA
- the rplV gene encoding 50S ribosomal protein L22 — protein sequence MANEARAEAKYLRISPLKVNFICKEIRGKQVDEALSILRFTPKKGARLLEKVLNSAIANAEHNFNLDREHLYVDKAYANNAPVMKRWRPKAKGAAYPILKRSSHIGVVVREIEQEDR from the coding sequence ATGGCCAATGAAGCAAGAGCTGAAGCTAAATATTTGCGAATATCACCTCTAAAGGTAAACTTCATCTGCAAAGAGATAAGAGGTAAACAAGTTGATGAAGCATTATCTATCCTAAGATTTACACCTAAAAAAGGTGCTAGACTTTTGGAGAAGGTATTGAACTCAGCAATCGCAAACGCAGAGCATAATTTTAATTTAGATAGAGAACACCTATACGTTGATAAGGCTTATGCCAACAACGCACCAGTGATGAAAAGATGGAGACCAAAAGCTAAAGGAGCTGCATATCCAATCTTGAAGAGAAGTAGTCATATAGGAGTTGTAGTTAGAGAAATAGAGCAGGAGGACAGATAA
- the rplW gene encoding 50S ribosomal protein L23 has product MTTPHDIIIRPLITERSMDDMALGKYSFQVDRRANKTEVKKAVETIFGVKVKSVNTMNMKGKTKRQGVHQGRRPNWKKAIVTLTEDSKTIEFFEGM; this is encoded by the coding sequence ATGACAACTCCACATGATATTATAATAAGACCGCTTATCACAGAAAGGTCAATGGACGATATGGCATTAGGAAAGTATTCTTTCCAAGTTGACAGAAGAGCTAATAAGACTGAAGTTAAAAAAGCTGTTGAAACCATTTTCGGAGTAAAAGTTAAAAGCGTAAACACTATGAATATGAAAGGCAAGACAAAGAGACAGGGTGTGCATCAAGGTAGAAGACCTAACTGGAAAAAAGCCATCGTGACTCTCACAGAAGATTCAAAAACAATTGAATTCTTTGAAGGTATGTAA
- the rpsS gene encoding 30S ribosomal protein S19 yields the protein MSRSIKKGPFCDDHLMKKVEELNAKNDKKVIKTWSRRSTIFPEFVGHTIAVHDGRKHLPIYITEDMVGHKLGEFVPTRTYKGHAGKNEKASKVR from the coding sequence ATGAGTAGATCTATTAAGAAAGGACCTTTTTGTGACGATCACTTAATGAAAAAGGTTGAAGAACTAAACGCAAAAAACGACAAAAAAGTTATCAAAACTTGGTCACGTCGTTCTACTATATTCCCTGAGTTCGTTGGACACACTATAGCTGTTCACGATGGGAGAAAACACCTACCGATTTATATCACTGAAGATATGGTCGGACATAAGCTTGGTGAGTTTGTACCAACCAGAACTTATAAAGGTCATGCCGGAAAGAACGAAAAGGCATCTAAAGTGAGATAA
- the rplD gene encoding 50S ribosomal protein L4 translates to MTKVNVLNMAGETVGDIELSDDVFAVEICEHAVYEAVKNHLANRRQGTQSAKTRSEVRGGGRKPWRQKGTGRARQGSIRSPQWRGGGVVFAPKPRDYSYAIPKKVKRLALKSVLTSKVNEGELIVLDNLSLDAISTKSAINVLEKIGVATKAIVVVEENNENIVRSFKNIPNVKTAVANNINVYDIINHNVMVITKDAVKVVEEVYA, encoded by the coding sequence ATGACTAAGGTTAATGTTTTAAATATGGCCGGCGAAACAGTCGGTGACATAGAGCTAAGTGATGATGTATTTGCAGTAGAAATCTGTGAACACGCAGTTTATGAAGCTGTAAAGAATCACCTGGCTAACAGAAGACAAGGAACTCAGTCAGCAAAGACACGTTCTGAAGTTAGAGGCGGAGGAAGAAAGCCTTGGAGACAAAAAGGAACTGGTCGTGCTAGACAAGGTAGTATTAGATCTCCACAATGGAGAGGCGGTGGAGTGGTATTTGCTCCGAAGCCAAGAGATTACAGTTATGCAATTCCTAAGAAAGTTAAAAGACTTGCACTAAAATCTGTGTTAACTTCAAAAGTTAATGAAGGTGAATTAATAGTTCTTGATAACTTAAGCTTGGATGCAATAAGCACAAAGTCTGCTATAAATGTTCTTGAAAAAATCGGCGTAGCTACTAAAGCTATAGTAGTTGTTGAAGAAAACAACGAAAATATCGTTAGATCATTCAAGAATATACCAAATGTTAAGACTGCAGTTGCTAATAACATAAATGTATACGACATTATAAATCACAATGTGATGGTAATTACAAAAGACGCAGTTAAAGTCGTCGAGGAGGTGTATGCATAA
- the fusA gene encoding elongation factor G yields MPREYSLANTRNIGIMAHIDAGKTTTSERILYYTGKIHKMGDTHEGAAQMDWMQQEQERGITITSAATTCIWNGHRINIIDTPGHVDFTVEVERSLRVLDGSVALFDAKSGVEPQSETVWRQADKYGVPRICFINKMDATGANYFDSIETIRDKLRANAIPIELPIGAEDKFIGVVSLITMKATIYKNDLGTDIEVTDIPEDLVDLAEEYRAKLLDNIAEYDEEVMEKYLEGEELTEEEIIRAIRKATISLAVNPVLCGSAYKNKGVQPLLDAIIDFMPSPLDVPSIKGIDPSTEEEKERVASDEEPFSALAFKIVTDPYVGKLAYFRVYSGTMESGSYVMNTTKGKRERLGRILMMHANKREEIDKVYAGDICAAVGLKDTGTGDTLSAMDSPIILEKMEFPEPVISVAIEPKTKASQEKMSIALAKLAEEDPTFKTYTNEETGQTIIAGMGELHLEIIVDRLLREFKVEANVGNPQVSYRESISKPAEADGKYVRQSGGRGQYGHCKLRIEPNEPGKGFEFTNSIVGGAIPKEYINSVKEGIEEAVNSGPLGGYPILDIKVDLYDGSYHDVDSSEMAFKIAGSMGLKEAVLKAAPVLLEPYVSVEISTPDEYLGDVMGDVSSRRGDIKGMNPKDGFHILDAFIPLSEMFGYATDLRSNTQGRATYSMQFDHYDKVPQSIADKVLGDKE; encoded by the coding sequence GTGCCAAGAGAATATTCGTTAGCCAACACTAGAAATATCGGTATAATGGCGCACATAGATGCCGGTAAGACCACCACATCCGAAAGAATCCTTTACTACACAGGAAAGATCCATAAGATGGGAGACACTCATGAGGGTGCCGCTCAAATGGACTGGATGCAACAAGAGCAGGAAAGAGGTATCACAATTACTTCTGCCGCTACTACTTGTATTTGGAACGGGCACAGAATCAATATCATTGATACACCTGGTCACGTTGACTTTACTGTAGAAGTAGAGAGATCGCTTAGAGTATTAGATGGTTCTGTAGCACTTTTTGACGCAAAGAGTGGAGTTGAGCCACAATCCGAAACTGTTTGGAGACAAGCAGACAAATATGGAGTACCAAGGATTTGCTTCATTAATAAAATGGATGCAACAGGAGCTAACTATTTTGACTCAATAGAGACAATTAGAGACAAGCTTCGTGCAAATGCAATTCCTATAGAGCTTCCTATCGGAGCTGAAGATAAGTTTATCGGTGTTGTTAGTCTAATCACGATGAAAGCAACTATCTACAAAAATGACTTGGGAACAGATATTGAAGTAACTGATATCCCTGAAGATCTTGTAGACTTAGCTGAAGAATATAGAGCAAAACTGCTAGACAATATAGCAGAATATGATGAAGAAGTAATGGAAAAATATCTTGAAGGAGAAGAGCTTACAGAAGAGGAAATCATCAGGGCAATTAGAAAAGCAACTATAAGCCTTGCTGTAAACCCGGTTCTATGTGGATCTGCATATAAGAACAAAGGTGTTCAGCCTCTACTGGATGCAATAATCGACTTCATGCCTTCACCACTTGACGTACCTTCTATAAAAGGGATAGATCCAAGTACTGAAGAAGAAAAAGAAAGAGTAGCTTCAGATGAAGAACCTTTCTCAGCATTGGCATTTAAGATTGTTACCGACCCATATGTAGGTAAACTTGCATACTTCAGAGTTTATTCCGGAACAATGGAATCAGGAAGCTATGTTATGAACACTACTAAGGGTAAGAGAGAGAGACTTGGTAGAATTCTTATGATGCATGCGAATAAGAGAGAAGAAATCGACAAGGTTTATGCAGGAGACATCTGTGCTGCAGTAGGCCTTAAAGATACAGGAACAGGAGATACATTATCTGCAATGGATAGCCCAATCATCCTTGAGAAAATGGAATTCCCTGAGCCGGTAATCTCTGTTGCAATCGAGCCTAAGACTAAAGCGTCTCAAGAAAAAATGAGTATTGCATTAGCTAAGCTTGCTGAAGAAGATCCTACTTTTAAAACATATACAAATGAAGAAACAGGTCAAACAATTATCGCAGGAATGGGTGAGCTTCACCTTGAGATAATCGTAGACAGACTTCTAAGAGAGTTTAAAGTAGAGGCCAATGTAGGTAACCCACAAGTTTCTTACAGAGAGTCTATTTCAAAACCTGCAGAAGCAGATGGAAAATACGTTAGACAGTCAGGTGGACGTGGACAATACGGACACTGTAAACTTAGAATTGAACCTAATGAACCTGGTAAAGGATTTGAATTCACCAACAGTATCGTTGGAGGAGCAATCCCTAAAGAATACATCAACTCAGTTAAAGAGGGTATTGAAGAAGCTGTTAACAGCGGACCTCTTGGAGGATACCCAATTCTTGATATCAAAGTTGATCTATACGACGGTTCATACCACGATGTCGACTCTAGTGAGATGGCATTTAAGATAGCAGGTTCAATGGGTCTTAAAGAAGCTGTTCTTAAAGCAGCACCTGTTCTATTAGAACCATATGTTTCTGTAGAAATTTCAACTCCGGACGAATATCTAGGAGATGTTATGGGTGACGTATCCTCAAGAAGAGGGGATATAAAAGGTATGAATCCTAAAGACGGATTCCATATACTTGATGCATTCATTCCACTTTCAGAAATGTTCGGATATGCTACTGACCTTAGATCAAATACTCAAGGTAGAGCAACTTACTCAATGCAATTTGACCACTATGACAAAGTACCACAAAGTATAGCGGACAAAGTATTGGGAGATAAAGAATAA
- the rplC gene encoding 50S ribosomal protein L3, whose amino-acid sequence MKGILGKKIGMTQIFLEDGRVVPVTVVEAGPMIVTQVKTVDNDGYNSIQVGYIDRKEKHMTQPLRGHFDKVEIGYKKYLREFRVDDASAYNTGDEIKVDIFSEDDKVDVIGTSKGKGTQGPIKRHNYSRGPESHGSKSHRVGGARAAGAYPGRVFKGRKGAGKMGNERVTVQNLSIVRIDADKNLILLKGAIPGPKGGLVTIKETVKSNK is encoded by the coding sequence TTGAAAGGAATATTAGGTAAAAAAATCGGTATGACTCAAATTTTCCTAGAAGATGGAAGAGTCGTTCCAGTAACAGTTGTAGAAGCCGGTCCTATGATAGTGACTCAGGTTAAGACTGTAGACAATGATGGATATAATTCAATTCAAGTTGGGTATATCGACAGAAAAGAAAAGCATATGACTCAACCGCTGAGAGGTCATTTTGACAAAGTTGAAATCGGCTACAAGAAGTATTTAAGAGAGTTCAGAGTTGATGATGCGTCTGCGTATAATACCGGAGACGAAATCAAGGTAGATATTTTCAGCGAAGATGACAAGGTAGACGTAATTGGAACTTCAAAGGGTAAAGGAACTCAAGGCCCTATTAAGAGACACAATTACAGCAGAGGTCCTGAATCTCACGGATCTAAATCACACAGGGTCGGTGGTGCAAGAGCGGCAGGTGCTTATCCGGGTAGAGTTTTCAAAGGACGTAAAGGCGCAGGCAAGATGGGTAACGAGAGAGTGACAGTCCAAAATCTATCAATTGTAAGAATTGATGCTGATAAGAATCTTATTCTCCTAAAAGGTGCTATTCCAGGACCTAAGGGTGGACTTGTAACTATAAAAGAGACTGTCAAGTCCAATAAGTAA